The following coding sequences are from one Nitrospirota bacterium window:
- the bioB gene encoding biotin synthase BioB: protein MSGLLTELKERVLNGGEVSEEEASFLADGTAVPLHTLFEATTSIRERFRGNRVDLCSIVNAKSGNCTEDCAYCAQSTRHRTNINVYPWMGQGEILSRAKEARLSGTKRFCIVTSGKRVSGEEIEVIASAVGDIRQIGLLPCATLGLLDEDALKILKDAGLERFHHNLETSEEFFQKVCTTHTYSDKIKTIMAVKNAGLSLCSGGIFGLGESWDDRIRMAFTLKELNVDSVPINFLMPVKGTPMGHLPPLHPLEALRIISVYRFILPEKEIRVCGGRVQTLGELNSMVFLAGADGLLTGNYLTLKGRCAEDDIRLIKMLGLRYD from the coding sequence ATGAGCGGATTGCTGACGGAGCTAAAAGAGAGGGTACTTAACGGGGGAGAGGTCTCGGAAGAAGAGGCGTCCTTTCTTGCAGATGGTACTGCTGTGCCTCTGCACACTTTATTTGAGGCTACCACCTCTATCAGGGAACGTTTCAGGGGTAACAGAGTTGATCTCTGCTCAATTGTTAATGCAAAGTCCGGTAATTGTACAGAGGATTGTGCTTATTGTGCTCAATCCACCAGACACAGGACAAATATAAATGTCTATCCCTGGATGGGGCAGGGCGAAATCTTAAGCAGGGCGAAAGAGGCAAGGCTTTCCGGTACAAAGAGGTTCTGTATCGTTACGAGTGGCAAGCGGGTTTCAGGAGAAGAAATAGAGGTTATAGCCTCTGCAGTTGGCGATATCCGGCAGATTGGTCTCCTGCCCTGTGCCACACTCGGTCTTCTCGATGAAGATGCCCTCAAAATACTGAAAGACGCAGGTCTTGAACGCTTTCATCACAACCTTGAGACCTCTGAAGAGTTCTTTCAGAAGGTCTGTACCACCCATACCTATAGTGACAAGATAAAGACGATTATGGCTGTGAAGAATGCCGGTCTTTCCCTCTGTTCAGGAGGGATTTTCGGTCTTGGTGAATCATGGGACGACAGAATCAGGATGGCTTTTACGTTGAAAGAGCTGAATGTGGATTCCGTTCCCATAAATTTCCTGATGCCCGTGAAAGGGACACCTATGGGCCATCTTCCCCCACTTCATCCTTTAGAGGCCCTGAGGATTATAAGTGTCTACAGGTTTATACTTCCCGAGAAAGAGATAAGGGTCTGTGGCGGACGGGTGCAGACACTGGGAGAATTGAACTCAATGGTCTTCCTTGCTGGTGCCGACGGCCTCCTGACAGGTAACTACCTTACACTGAAAGGCCGCTGTGCGGAAGATGATATAAGGCTGATCAAGATGCTGGGCCTGAGATACGATTAG
- a CDS encoding 6-carboxyhexanoate--CoA ligase: MYWNIRMRASEGEMHISGAEGLYPGDELQDTVAAYVQRALHHDRGEPDRVVVTVERLEEEPQLIEMQPVYTVSTGDYSEAWRFVEEGLNCLDVSGKAFNTARSIIESPDVMRGAALVRAVSGVRVEPDRVRGVRATRLGIMPALLPTLYESLNRFDADRTVVSEAVVLASKVASFPHIVAELCVSDDPFYTTGYLSSENTGYVRVPHIKEKDMMNGGRVFFVIEECAVGDVVRYLEETPVMINKLSDIHDIINPDEFICSINR, encoded by the coding sequence ATGTACTGGAATATAAGGATGAGGGCATCTGAGGGTGAGATGCATATCTCCGGGGCTGAGGGCCTGTACCCGGGAGATGAGCTGCAGGACACTGTAGCGGCTTATGTGCAAAGGGCACTGCATCATGACAGGGGTGAGCCTGACAGGGTTGTGGTTACCGTTGAGAGGCTTGAAGAGGAGCCTCAGCTCATAGAGATGCAGCCGGTTTATACAGTGAGTACCGGAGATTACAGTGAGGCATGGAGATTTGTTGAAGAGGGACTGAACTGTCTTGATGTCTCCGGGAAGGCATTCAATACTGCCAGATCCATAATAGAGTCTCCGGATGTTATGAGGGGGGCGGCACTTGTAAGGGCAGTCAGTGGTGTCAGGGTAGAGCCTGACAGGGTAAGGGGAGTGAGGGCCACAAGGCTCGGCATTATGCCGGCATTATTGCCGACATTATATGAGTCTCTGAATAGATTCGATGCAGACAGGACTGTTGTGAGTGAGGCCGTTGTGCTTGCTTCAAAGGTGGCGTCCTTTCCTCATATAGTTGCAGAGCTGTGTGTGTCTGATGACCCCTTTTACACAACCGGTTATCTCTCTTCAGAAAATACCGGTTATGTGAGGGTGCCTCACATAAAAGAGAAGGATATGATGAATGGCGGCAGGGTCTTTTTTGTTATTGAAGAGTGCGCTGTAGGGGATGTTGTCAGGTATCTCGAGGAGACACCTGTTATGATCAATAAGTTATCAGATATTCATGATATAATTAACCCTGATGAGTTCATCTGCAGTATTAATCGTTAA
- a CDS encoding diacylglycerol kinase family protein, protein MSSSAVLIVNPASGSFSEKRLLSAIDVLKKRFGDVSIFYTGKRGDAERIAGDAVKKSPEMILAIGGDGTFNEVVNGTAFTDVPVAFIPAGTTNVLARELDFPADIYKATLKALNGKTEYVHLGRINDKYFVLMAGIGFDGEAVYRVDQRLKRVSGKGAYLISGLKCFMRYHPDLLRIVVDDREYEGYGLIVCNAGYYAGSFRVCPDAGLGAPHLYVSIMHGSKRRDLLGYVIEVISGGRMSSERTTCIKGKRIVVSGDAHIQIDGDYFGTTPAEITFHERALRLIVQ, encoded by the coding sequence ATGAGTTCATCTGCAGTATTAATCGTTAATCCGGCCTCAGGTTCTTTCTCTGAAAAGAGACTCCTGTCAGCAATAGATGTGCTGAAGAAGAGATTCGGTGACGTCTCCATCTTTTATACAGGCAAGAGGGGTGATGCCGAGCGGATTGCCGGAGATGCTGTAAAAAAATCCCCTGAGATGATACTGGCCATAGGGGGGGATGGCACTTTTAACGAGGTGGTCAACGGAACGGCCTTTACAGATGTGCCTGTTGCCTTTATACCTGCGGGTACCACAAACGTCCTTGCCCGGGAGCTGGATTTCCCGGCTGACATTTATAAGGCTACACTGAAGGCCCTAAACGGCAAGACGGAGTATGTTCATCTCGGCAGGATAAATGATAAATACTTTGTTCTTATGGCTGGAATCGGCTTTGACGGCGAGGCCGTTTACAGGGTGGACCAGAGGTTGAAGCGCGTGTCAGGTAAAGGGGCATACCTGATAAGCGGTCTTAAGTGTTTTATGAGATATCACCCTGACCTGCTCAGGATAGTCGTTGATGACAGGGAATACGAGGGATATGGGCTTATTGTCTGTAATGCCGGATATTATGCCGGAAGTTTCAGGGTCTGCCCTGATGCAGGCCTTGGAGCTCCGCACCTGTATGTCTCTATTATGCACGGAAGCAAGAGAAGAGACCTGCTCGGATATGTGATTGAAGTTATAAGTGGTGGGCGTATGAGTTCAGAGAGAACAACCTGCATAAAGGGGAAGAGAATAGTCGTATCAGGAGATGCACATATTCAGATAGACGGTGATTATTTTGGCACAACACCTGCTGAAATAACATTTCATGAGAGGGCACTCCGGCTGATAGTTCAGTAG
- a CDS encoding ADP-ribosylation factor-like protein → MSFINYSSREINCKIVYYGPGLCGKTTNLQFIYKKTSPQQKGKLISLATETERTLFFDFLPIALGDMKGFKVRFHLYTVPGQVFYAASRKLILKGVDGVVFVADSQIERTDANIESLEDLRINLADQGYELERLPFTMQYNKRDLPNVVPVAELDSLLNPDKVPAFECVATSGRGVFETLKNIGKQVLMELKKHY, encoded by the coding sequence GTGTCCTTTATAAACTATTCCTCCAGAGAGATAAACTGCAAGATAGTCTATTACGGACCCGGATTGTGTGGTAAAACCACAAACCTGCAATTCATCTACAAAAAAACCTCCCCTCAGCAAAAGGGCAAACTGATATCTCTTGCAACAGAGACCGAGAGAACTCTCTTTTTTGACTTCCTTCCAATTGCACTTGGTGACATGAAGGGGTTTAAGGTGAGATTCCATCTCTACACTGTCCCGGGACAGGTCTTTTATGCGGCAAGCAGGAAATTGATACTAAAAGGAGTGGACGGCGTTGTCTTTGTTGCAGATTCACAGATCGAGCGGACAGACGCCAATATTGAAAGCCTTGAGGACCTCAGGATCAACCTCGCTGACCAGGGATATGAACTCGAAAGGCTGCCCTTCACAATGCAGTACAATAAACGGGATCTGCCTAATGTTGTTCCTGTTGCAGAGCTGGATAGTCTCCTGAATCCCGATAAGGTTCCCGCGTTCGAGTGTGTGGCCACAAGCGGCAGGGGAGTATTTGAAACACTGAAGAATATCGGGAAGCAGGTTCTCATGGAACTGAAAAAACACTACTGA
- a CDS encoding roadblock/LC7 domain-containing protein: MSDFVIYEEEFRRVDEELRRLYHLANAKLVFLVDKNGQLIASAGDTHNIDTTALASLTAGNIAATGGIAKLLGQKEFSILFHEGDRDNIHISIVANKVILGVLFDRRSSLGIVRLRVKKSTGALTRIFHEMDRKALGEKRGRAELSPFAEITDEDIDQLFK; encoded by the coding sequence ATGTCAGACTTTGTAATTTATGAGGAAGAGTTCCGGAGGGTCGATGAGGAATTAAGGAGACTCTACCATCTGGCCAATGCCAAGCTCGTCTTTCTCGTTGACAAAAACGGTCAACTAATCGCCTCAGCAGGTGATACCCATAATATTGACACAACCGCCCTTGCATCTCTCACTGCCGGCAATATAGCTGCCACAGGCGGTATAGCAAAACTCCTCGGCCAGAAGGAGTTCTCTATCCTGTTTCACGAAGGTGACAGGGACAATATTCACATATCCATTGTAGCAAACAAGGTAATCCTGGGAGTTCTCTTTGATCGACGGTCTTCCCTGGGAATCGTCAGACTCAGGGTCAAAAAATCTACAGGAGCATTAACCAGGATCTTTCACGAGATGGACAGAAAGGCCCTGGGAGAGAAGAGGGGAAGAGCGGAATTATCCCCCTTCGCCGAAATTACGGATGAAGATATTGACCAGCTTTTCAAGTAG
- a CDS encoding thiamine pyrophosphate-dependent enzyme — translation MSTPLRLKELSKKEELLTGGHRLCAGCGAPIAIRQVLLAADVPLVASNATGCLEVSTTIYPYSAWKIPWIHSAFENAAATISGVEAMYKALKKTGRIDRKIKFIAFGGDGGTYDIGFQSLSGAMERGHDMVYICYDNGAYMNTGIQRSSATPFGANTTTCPAGRVIHGKPQKRKNLTRIMAAHDIPYVAQTTPAHWRDLMTKVRKALEVDGPAFINILAPCNRGWRTPTNNAIELCRIAADTCFWPLYEYENGRLTINYKPKEKKPVTDFLKTQGRFKHLFSPDSKDLLKQAQENTDHEWDKLLREAACWAEETETTKEGN, via the coding sequence ATGTCAACACCATTGAGGTTAAAGGAACTTTCAAAAAAAGAGGAACTGCTTACAGGCGGGCACAGGCTCTGTGCCGGCTGTGGTGCACCCATTGCGATCAGACAGGTACTGCTTGCCGCTGATGTCCCCCTGGTGGCGTCAAACGCAACCGGCTGTCTTGAGGTCTCTACAACCATCTATCCGTACAGCGCCTGGAAAATCCCCTGGATACACAGTGCCTTTGAGAATGCGGCTGCCACAATCTCGGGGGTTGAGGCCATGTACAAGGCACTGAAGAAAACGGGCAGGATTGACCGCAAGATAAAGTTTATTGCATTTGGCGGAGACGGGGGCACTTACGATATCGGGTTTCAGAGCCTTTCCGGTGCCATGGAACGGGGACATGACATGGTATACATCTGCTATGACAATGGCGCATACATGAACACGGGAATACAGCGCTCAAGCGCCACCCCTTTTGGTGCCAATACAACCACATGTCCGGCAGGCCGGGTAATACACGGCAAACCCCAGAAAAGAAAGAATCTCACCAGGATAATGGCTGCACATGACATCCCCTATGTTGCACAGACCACACCAGCACACTGGCGCGACCTTATGACAAAGGTCAGAAAGGCGCTTGAGGTTGATGGTCCGGCCTTCATAAACATACTCGCACCGTGCAATCGCGGATGGAGGACTCCTACAAACAATGCAATAGAACTCTGCAGAATCGCTGCTGACACCTGTTTCTGGCCGCTCTATGAATATGAAAACGGCAGGTTGACTATAAACTACAAGCCAAAGGAAAAGAAACCGGTCACCGACTTCCTCAAGACCCAGGGAAGGTTCAAACACCTCTTTTCACCTGACAGTAAAGACCTCCTGAAACAAGCTCAGGAAAATACCGATCATGAATGGGATAAACTCCTGAGAGAGGCGGCCTGCTGGGCTGAAGAAACAGAAACGACAAAAGAAGGGAATTAG